TGGGCATGGTTGCGGTGGGAAGTCCCGCCACTACAGCGGTATTATCTGATCGCATATTGGCACAGTTCCGAACATGCAAATCAACCTGCTGCCAGGACTCAAATCCGATGGCTCATGGAGACGGCTCCCGGGCGCAAGAGACAGTGGCTGTTCGCCCCCGATGTCACCGAGAGAAGGCAGAACGACCTCTCTTTGAACCTCTCGTCTTTTGCCATTGAACAAGGATGGACAGGCATAGAAAGAACCGCCGTTGAAGGCATGGATTCCACCGAGCTCGAAAAGCTCCTGCGGGAAGATTTTTATGACGGCGTAAGTTTCCGCCGACTTGTCAATGAACCGCTGCTTTATGGTGTCGCGGCCTGGATGATCGTCGCGTATTTGGCATTCATGATGAGACAGGACATCGGGTACGAATGGAGACAACTTCGACGAGAGGTTACGGAGTCGCAATGGTCAACGAATTACGGACGAGATTGGCCCGAGAATCGAGACGGGATTGTCGCTCGAATTCGGTTGCGAATTGCCCACGGGATTAGTGGGCAGAAGATACAGCTTGGATGGACGAAGTTCGGGCCTGCAATCAGTCACAGATTCGGTCTCAAGAAGTTGCCAAATCCAGAAACGCTTCGTGGGAGTGACCGACCGGCATCGACTCAAGTTCGCCGGGAAGTGCCTACTGCACGGCAACTCGCTACTCCACCCCCTTGGCACTCCCCAAAACCACCGTCTCAGCGACGTATTATCTTCCCCGGATCGTCTCCATCGGATGCTACACATTTGCACTCAGAACCGTGGGACGAATCGAAGTGGATTGATTGACGGAGCGACCTCTGATGTCTCAGAGTATTCGAGGTCAGATCACCCACCAAATTCGCATCTCTTTGCTCAACTTCGAGCAGCATCGATAGCCCTCACGTTAATCTGCCTTCAACTCATCTCAAAGGGCTGCTTGACGAGAGCTATTTGAGAGGCTGAGTGTCCCGGTCTTGAGCATGGAATACACCAGTTGGAACTCACGAGGAAGGTGTTGTTTGAGACTGTTCTCAAGCAGCGTATCGAGCCTCCATTGAGTCAGCTACAGCTCTTGCGTAGTTCGAGTAATTGCTACTCAAATCACTGGTCAATTACTCCGCTAATAGCTTTGCTTAAGATAGAAATAACCAATAGCCATAGGTGTTTTGTCGATTATGAGCCTGAAAATAATTAGGCAATAACGACCCACTTATCCACAAATCTCGGCTACGATGTGAACCAAGACAGTAACTATCTGCTGTCTCACGTGCCAAGATATGTTGACTATCTCTAAATCGCTGTCTGCTGGACAAGCACGGACGTATCACGCGCGTGAGTTCACCTCTGAACGACAGAACTACTGGAGCCGCGATCAGCAAGGGCATAGCGAGTGGCAAGGGAGCCTCGCAAAGGAGTGGGGCTTGCGTGGCAACGTAGGGGCTGACGAGTTTGCTCGTTTGAGCGAAGGACGGCACCCAGCGAACGATGCGCAACTCGTCAAGCACCAGCCCGCCAGAACCTACGAGAATCAGTACGGCAAGCAGATCACCAGTTCAGAACACCGTGCAGGGTGGGATGCGACGTTCTCTGCGCCCAAGTCTGTTTCGCTAACAGCCCTTGTGGGTGACGATGATCGTGTGCGCGAAGCACATCGCGAGAGCGTTCGCGTGGCGTTGCAGGAGTTGGAGCGGTATACGCAGGCACGGATCGGTAACGTCCATGCGCCGGAGACAACGGCCAAGTTCGTCGCCGCTACCTTCGAGCATGACACCGCTCGTCCAGTGGATGGCTATGCTGCGCCGCAGCTTCATACTCACGCGGTCGTTTTCAATGTGACCGAGCGGGACAATGGGCAGACGCGCGCATTGCAAGAGCGCAGCCTTTTCCAGTCGCAACAGTACGCGACCACGGTATACCGATCCGAGCTTGCCTTGAAGCTGCAAGCTCTCGGATATGAGATTGAACGCGGCAAGCATGGCCAGCCGGAGATCAAAGGATATTCGCAGGAGTATTTGGAAGCATCGAGTCCGCGTCGTGTGCAGATCAAAGAACACCTACAGGAGATTGGAAGAGAGGGCGCGGGCGCAGCACAAGTAGCTGCTCATCGCACACGCGACAGCAAGGAGATCCATTCGCCTGAAGAGGTATTGAAGCAGCACCGCGACCTGGCTGCTCGATTCGGACATCAAGCAGATCGTGTCGTCGCAAAGGCACAGGGACAGCACCATGAAGTGCAGCCGGAGAAGACGGCGCAACAGTCAGTGACATATTCGCGCAATCACGTCTTTGAACGCTCTGCTGTTCAGGACGAACGCGCAATTCTGCAAGCAGCCATAGATCGCAGTATGGGGCAGGCTTCCTACAGTCAGGTGCGACAGGAGTTTGAACAGCGGATAGCGCGTGGGGAGTTTCGGGCGATTGAGCGGACGGATGGCCGAGCGGCTCCACTTTATACGACCTCTGAAATGATCCGCATGGAACGGGAGATCGTCGGGCACATGCAGCGCGGCAATCAGCGCGGCTATGACGATCCGATGTTGGTTTCTCCGCAATTGCGCATCTGGACCGAGGATCGTCACCGTGAGCTGAATCGTTCGCAACGACAAGCGGTCGATGAGATATTCCTGAGTCGCGAGAAGATCGTTGGCCTGGATGGTGTCGCCGGGGCAGGTAAGACGACGACCCTCGCCGTAGTTCGTGAAGGTGCCGAAGCTCAGGGGTACAAGGTCGAAGGATTCGCGCCGACATCTCGCGCGGCACACAAGTTGGCTGAGGCCGGTATGGAGACCTCAACTCTCCAGCGTCACCTTGCGAAAGGGACGCAGTCCGACACTGGAGAGAAGCGCTTGTATGTGCTCGATGAGTCTTCGCTTGCCTCCACGCGCCAGATGCACGATTTCATCGAACGTCTCCATCGGAATGATCGTGTGTTGTTGGTAGGAGACAGCCGCCAACATGAGGCCGTTGAAGCAGGCCGTCCGTTCGCGCAGCTGCAAGAGGCAGGGATGCGGACGGCCACGTTGAATGACATTGTTCGGCAGCGCGATCCAGAGTTGAAGCAGGTCGTCGAACAGTTGGCACGCGGACAAGTAGGAGCCGCCGTCGAGAGTCTTGATCAGCAGGGCCGAGTACATCAGGTGAAAGGACACGATGAGCGTATTGCCGCCATCGCGCGGGAGTACGCCAAGTCTCCCGGCGGTACCCTTGTCGTTTCGCCCGACAATCGTTCCCGCAGCGAGATCAATCTGCGGATACATGATGAGTTGCAATCGCGCGGACTGGTGAACAGGCAGGACCATTCCGTGCGGACGCTTGTTCCGCGCCAGGAGATGACCGGAGCGGATCGAGGTTGGGCACAGCAGTATCAGGTAGATGACATCTTGCGGTACTCGCGCACATCGAAGGAGACCAGCATCGAGAAAGGTGAATACTCCCGTGTCTTATCTGTGAACTCTCAAGCGAACACTTTGACGGTGGTGCGAGGGAACGGGGAGCGGACCACATATGACCCACGTCGCCAGGTTGGAGTCTCCGTCTACCGAGAGGACGAGAAGAGGTTCTCCGTGGGAGATCGAATCCAGTTCACCGCGCCCAGCCAGGAACTGAAGATTGCCAATCGTGACTTAGGAACTGTAGAGAGCATAGGGCGGGACGGAACAATGCGGTTGCGCTTAGACGATGAGCGCAAAGTCGAATTCAATCCGCAACAGCATCCGCATGTCGATCACGGGTATGCCGTCACCAGTTATTCAAGCCAAGGGCAGACGGCGGAGCGTGTGTTGGTCAACGTAGATACGGGGCTTGCCGCAAGAGATCTGCTCAACAGCCGTATGGCCTATGTCTCGATCTCGCGCGGCCAATTCGACGCGCAGATTTTTACCGACAGTCTGGAGAAGTTGCCAAAGGCATTAGGGCATGATGTTTCGCACCAAAGCGCCTATAAGCCGGAGCAGAGTATTCCGAAGATACCGGCAAAGAGTGTGCCGGCTCAGCATCAAGAGCCCGAGATCAGCATGGGGTTTGGATTAGGCCTGTGAAGTGCCAGACGACGGATGAATGCGGTCGAACGCGGGCCGGGTCAGTAGTGAGCAGTTAGAAAAATCAAAGGGGAAACGGGCCATGGCAGGAAAGAATGTTGTTGAATTCACCAGAGGTAGATTGCAATCGTCCACACAGGAATCGGATGGGCTTGTCTTCGAACCAGGCCGTAGAAAGCCACCCCAGCGGGTGACCATCGCGCCCGAGGACAAGATATTGGTGAGCCGTGAAGAGGCCGCGCAACTTCTATCCATCAGTCAGCGTGGACTTGACTACCTTGTGGCCTCCAAACGCTTGCCGACCAGGAGAATCGGCGGACGTGTCCTGATCCTCGTCGCAGAACTGCGCAAATATGCCCGTTGCGATCATCCTGAACGGATTGTGAGCTGACGTATAGCCTCGCCTCCCGGTGCCCTTTCCTTGATCGGAACCGGTACTGCGACTAATAGTCGCCCATCTGTCCCCGCATTTTCTAGGGCGACGACTCTAGACCGATCTGGTTTGTCGATCAAATCCCGCAATGAATGCAAGAGCCCAAAAAGGATGCGTAGCGGAGGTGCGGTCACGCGCAGTTACGGCAACTGCACACCGTGAGCCCGGAAGTGCTGGTCGATCATGTCATAGATAGCCATTAATTCGATTGCTCCCGTCGACGCCAGCAGTGGAATGACCTCATCCAGCGAACCTTTTGTTGTGCTCGCAGCGATCGATAGGGCAGTTCTGTGCATGATTTTCGAGCACACCTTGAACATTGGGCTGAATTCCTCGTTCTGGGAGATCAGTTTAGCGATTTCGCCGGATCGCATGGGCTTCGACTTCGGACTGATTCCGAATTCACCCATCAGTTTCCGGTATGCTTCCGTCTCTTCATCGGTCTCCTGAGTCTGCGGACCGCGCTCGATCTCACGTTGCAGTGCGGCCTCCAATGCGCGCCGGTCATCGCCTTGAAACTCTTGCATGCCAGCCTGCCACGCCGCAATGAGCTTTGGATGTGTCGCCCTGTGTCTGTTACTGATGGCCTCGTAAAACTCCTTCGCATCGACGACGAAATCATTCTTGAAGGTTCTGGCATTGTCTGCTGACGCAAGCACGTAGATGGCGATAACTTTCAGCTCAAGTAAATTGCGACAGCTCCACGCCGCCAGATATGGAGAGCGCTGCTTTTTGCCAATTTGAAGATAGCGGAAGTCGAGCAAGGCCGAGTTGAGAATACCTAACAGAAGATTGCGGAACCAGACATCCTCCTCGCCAGCGGATGTATCCCGAATACTCAGAGCGAGCTCCTCGACCCTTTCAGCCGACTTCTGGATGGCTTGCTCGATTTCCTCGTCTGGGGATGTTTCGCCAGTCATGAATGCCTCCTATCAACCCTCTAGGTTTGTTTCTCGAAGTAAGCATCAACTTATGTGATCACGTTCATAACGCCCAAAAAGTCTCTAACGTTCGTGAGCCGGCTTTAGCCGTTGGCAACGTCTGAGTCGACCTTCCTTCCATGGTTCGCAACAAACCGCAGGAATCTCTCTCCGAATGGCGACAGCTGGAATGTGCGCCAAGTTCCGAACTTTAGCAAAGAGGTGAGCTTCTGCTCCTCGCTCGCGTTTGGATCTGGACGCAGAAACTTCTCTATCACCAGACCCGAGCTCGCCAAACGCGAGAGACTTCCAAGCACATCCGGGCCGTAGTCAAAGCGCTTAGTGAGCGGTGTCCAATTTCTTAAATTCTCGTGATCAAGATTTTTTAGGTCGCTGGGGCTTAGGGCTCGAAGAGCTCGAAGCATAAGCTCTTTATCGTCCTTCTGAAACTCCTCTGTGCCACTGTTCGCGAGCGCGGTGGCGAGTATCCGCAGCTTTTCTTTATCGTGTGTCGTCCAGAGTTGCTCCTGAGCGAGAGCCAATAGCGTCTGGAATTCTTCCGAGCCGTAAAAAGAATCATCTGGGATAGAACCCCGAACGGCTTCAATCTGCTCTCGGAGTTCCAGGAACAGTTCAATCCATCGATGCTCCATATTCGCTTTTGCCTTGCCGTCGATCAAACTCTGTATGGCTGACCCGATGCCCGGCATCAACGATAGAGTGCCGGCGACTGTAGCGTATGCCAAGTTTTTCGAAATGTCGAACTCCATGTCTTCTTTGACTCGCTGGAGACGTACTTCGATCGGATCGTCAATGCTCATGGCTCTCCCTCCAAAGAAATGTTTTCAAAACCAACGGTCTTGAATAGTTTTGGGTTCCGACCATTGAAGCCAAACTGAGCGATGGAGGTTCGATCAACAACCCAATTCACGTCGTTGCGCTGCATGGCTGATTTGTTGAAAGGGTTGTAGGTGCCTTCGTATCCGATTACCCGAAAACACACTCGAATCGCGACGTCAATCAGGTGCCGGGTACAGCAAACGACATCGTCCATTAACACGTCGCTCGAATAGTCAAGAAAACCACGATGAATGACTCCGCCACGATACTTGTTGAGCGCTTGATTCCATGTGAGCCCATCGAGGCGAGGCTCGGCACTATAAAACTCTTCGATAGCTTCTTGATCTTGAAGGCTAAAGTGTTTTAGGAGGCGTGTGATCGAGAGGCCAAACGAATCTTCGATTGCGTCGGCATGTTCGGCGCGGCTCGCTATGCGATTTAACAGAGTCGCATCTACGCTTCCCGACTTGCCGACACCTCGTTTCGCCAGCTTCTGGATCGAACGTTTGGCATGGTGCAAGATAGCCCTCACCTCCGTTGCCTCTTGAACGGAAAGGCTATCCGACAGGTTGGTCCGGGTGAGTTGGAGTGAATTTGCGAGCCCGTCTAGACCTCGCACAATGAATGCGAAGGCGTGTTCGGGAGTTCGGAGAGACGATTGTGACGTCTCGATTGCATCGATCAGCCTGCGAACGACCTGGAGGCTATCCCCCGCGAGAGCTAATATCGAGGTGATAAGAGGCCCAACCCCTGAAGTTCGATAGTCACTGTGGATGACGTCAGAAATCGCCATATGTCCATGTTTGTACGGACTATTGATGAAATTGATGTGGAATCGTTGACAAAGACTTCCCTCGCTGGCACGAAGCTCAACGAAGCCAAGGCTGACTTCGGTGCCTGTTGCGAGAGTTAACGCAATAATGGCATCCGTGGGAAACCAAATCCTCACACCGCCGACGCTTAGGTCTGCTCCCTCCGGGATTTCGCCAGCGATCAGGGAAGTAGCCAACATTGGCTCTTCCCCATCTCTCAGCTTTTGCTTCGCTTCGTCGTACGTCGGAATATGCTCGATGAAGGCTGATCTACTGGCAAAGGGAAAAGATACCAAGTAGCGGCGAGCTGGGCCAAGCGATTCAGTTTCCGTGTCTATAGAAGCGCCCCGTATCCCTTGAATGAACCGTGAAACCTGCAGGGGATGAAACTCCTCCTCTAAACCAGGACGGAGATCCATAACGAAGTTGAGGACGGGAGCATCCCAAAAAACGGCCCTCTCAGATGTGAACGGAGAAAACACAGCTTCGAGCGTGACAAAACTGAGACTCGAACCGTTGCCACTGTTAACCGAAGGGTTGTAGGTTCGAGTCCTACCTCAGGAGCCAGATTCTAAAGGGTTACGGTTTCCCTTCAAAAATACCCTCCACACACAACAGAATCCTAAGCACAAAGAGCCTTTTGGGCAGGATCATCTGCGCCATCTTGAAGCTCGCTTCCTGCTTCGACTTGGCACCTCGCCTCACACTATACTTCGTCCAATACCTTGGATGAAGCTGTGGCCGGAGGCGCACCATGCTTCTCGAACTCGGCAAAGTAGTATCGTTCGTCCTTTGCATTTTATCGCTCTACTCCGCCCTCATGAGCGGCTTCTTCGAGCCCAACACCACCTGGCAGC
This is a stretch of genomic DNA from Granulicella sp. WH15. It encodes these proteins:
- the mobF gene encoding MobF family relaxase, which codes for MLTISKSLSAGQARTYHAREFTSERQNYWSRDQQGHSEWQGSLAKEWGLRGNVGADEFARLSEGRHPANDAQLVKHQPARTYENQYGKQITSSEHRAGWDATFSAPKSVSLTALVGDDDRVREAHRESVRVALQELERYTQARIGNVHAPETTAKFVAATFEHDTARPVDGYAAPQLHTHAVVFNVTERDNGQTRALQERSLFQSQQYATTVYRSELALKLQALGYEIERGKHGQPEIKGYSQEYLEASSPRRVQIKEHLQEIGREGAGAAQVAAHRTRDSKEIHSPEEVLKQHRDLAARFGHQADRVVAKAQGQHHEVQPEKTAQQSVTYSRNHVFERSAVQDERAILQAAIDRSMGQASYSQVRQEFEQRIARGEFRAIERTDGRAAPLYTTSEMIRMEREIVGHMQRGNQRGYDDPMLVSPQLRIWTEDRHRELNRSQRQAVDEIFLSREKIVGLDGVAGAGKTTTLAVVREGAEAQGYKVEGFAPTSRAAHKLAEAGMETSTLQRHLAKGTQSDTGEKRLYVLDESSLASTRQMHDFIERLHRNDRVLLVGDSRQHEAVEAGRPFAQLQEAGMRTATLNDIVRQRDPELKQVVEQLARGQVGAAVESLDQQGRVHQVKGHDERIAAIAREYAKSPGGTLVVSPDNRSRSEINLRIHDELQSRGLVNRQDHSVRTLVPRQEMTGADRGWAQQYQVDDILRYSRTSKETSIEKGEYSRVLSVNSQANTLTVVRGNGERTTYDPRRQVGVSVYREDEKRFSVGDRIQFTAPSQELKIANRDLGTVESIGRDGTMRLRLDDERKVEFNPQQHPHVDHGYAVTSYSSQGQTAERVLVNVDTGLAARDLLNSRMAYVSISRGQFDAQIFTDSLEKLPKALGHDVSHQSAYKPEQSIPKIPAKSVPAQHQEPEISMGFGLGL
- a CDS encoding helix-turn-helix domain-containing protein; its protein translation is MAGKNVVEFTRGRLQSSTQESDGLVFEPGRRKPPQRVTIAPEDKILVSREEAAQLLSISQRGLDYLVASKRLPTRRIGGRVLILVAELRKYARCDHPERIVS